One window of Myxocyprinus asiaticus isolate MX2 ecotype Aquarium Trade chromosome 6, UBuf_Myxa_2, whole genome shotgun sequence genomic DNA carries:
- the LOC127442365 gene encoding glutamate decarboxylase 1-like isoform X2, with protein MELKQADEQHLGKSKQDRSSIGNTDDGLKYNSGRVAYDFSCIHSKDLLPAEDGEEATKHFLEELVNILLAYITKSQKRSSKVLDFHYPHQLKEGLEGFSLELPDQPDNLEQILVDCRDTLKYGVKTGHPRFFNQLSTGLDIIGLAGEWLTSTANTNMFTYEISPAFILMEEVILRKMHTIIGWPEEDGDGIFCPGGTMSNLYSVLLARFHFFPAVKTHGMCAIPRLALFTSAHSHYSIKKSATVLGIGSENVIVIKCDERGKMISSELNFSIDAAKAKGLVPFYVNATAGTTVYGAFDPLNEIADICEHHGLWMHVDAAWGGGLLMSNKHRVKLQGIERADSVTWNPHKMMGVPLQCSAILVKRKGLLLECNQLCAEYLFQPDKQYDVSYDTGDKSIQCGRHVDVFKLWLMWKAKGSEGFEAQVNHCLENAEYLYNKLKRRTDFKLVFKAKPEHSNVCFWYLPKRMQNFPPGPERDKELNMAKMMEEGFAMIGYQPLEDKVNFFRCVFSNAATQREDVDFLLDEIARLGCTL; from the exons ATGGAGCTCAAACAAGCTGATGAGCAGCATTTAGGCAAGAGCAAACAGGACAGAAGTTCTATAGGAAACACCGATGACGGCCTGAAATATAATAGTGGGCGCGTAGCCTATGACTTCAGCTGCATCCATAGCAAAG ATCTGCTCCCAGCTGAGGATGGAGAGGAGGCAACTAAGCATTTCCTGGAGGAGCTGGTAAACATTTTGCTGGCCTACATCACTAAATCCCAGAAACGCAGCTCCAAAGTTCTGGACTTCCATTATCCTCACCAGCTTAAAGaaggtctggagggattcagcctggAGCTCCCTGACCAGCCAGATAATCTTGAGCAAATACTGGTGGATTGCAGAGACACACTGAAATATGGAGTTAAAACAG GTCATCCTAGGTTTTTCAACCAGCTGTCAACTGGACTTGACATCATTGGTCTGGCCGGAGAATGGTTGACGTCCACAGCAAACACAAACAT GTTTACTTATGAAATATCCCCAGCCTTTATACTAATGGAGGAGGTAATTCTGAGAAAAATGCATACAATTATTGGATGGCCTGAGGAGGACGGAGATGGCATCTTTTGTCCAG GAGGTACCATGTCCAATCTGTACAGTGTGTTGTTGGCTCGGTTCCATTTCTTCCCGGCGGTGAAGACCCATGGGATGTGCGCCATTCCTCGCCTGGCACTGTTCACCTCTGCGCAT AGTCATTATTCAATCAAGAAGTCTGCAACGGTCCTCGGAATTGGCTCTGAAAACGTTATTGTCATCAAATGTGATGAAAg GGGGAAAATGATCTCATCAGAACTGAACTTCAGCATTGATGCAGCAAAGGCGAAG GGTCTGGTCCCATTCTATGTCAATGCAACTGCAGGAACCACAGTCTATGGAGCTTTTGATCCTCTAAATGAAATTGCAGACATATGTGAACACCATGGCCTATGGATGCATGTGGAT GCTGCCTGGGGTGGTGGTTTGCTCATGTCCAACAAGCACCGTGTAAAACTGCAAGGAATTGAAAG GGCTGATTCTGTTACCTGGAACCCCCACAAAATGATGGGTGTCCCATTGCAGTGTTCAGCCATTCTGGTAAAGAGGAAG GGCCTCCTGCTGGAGTGCAATCAATTGTGTGCCGAGTATCTCTTCCAACCTGACAAGCAGTATGATGTGTCCTATGACACCGGAGACAAAAGCATTCAGTGTGGAAGGCATGTGGATGTCTTCAAACTGTGGCTCATGTGGAAGGCGAAG GGCTCGGAGGGTTTTGAAGCACAGGTCAACCACTGCCTTGAAAATGCAGAGTATCTTTACAACAAGCTGAAGAGGAGAACAGATTTTAAACTTGTCTTCAAAGCAAAA CCCGAACACAGCAATGTCTGCTTTTGGTATCTCCCAAAACGAATGCAAAACTTTCCTCCTGGCCCAGAGCGAGACAAAGAACTTAATATG GCAAAGATGATGGAGGAAGGATTTGCAATGATTGGCTATCAACCTCTCGAAGATAAAGTGAATTTCTTCCGTTGCGTTTTCTCCAACGCAGCTACCCAGAGGGAGGACGTAGACTTCCTATTAGATGAAATTGCTCGTCTGGGCTGTACACTCTAA
- the LOC127442365 gene encoding glutamate decarboxylase 1-like isoform X1, producing MELKQADEQHLGKSKQDRSSIGNTDDGLKYNSGRVAYDFSCIHSKDLLPAEDGEEATKHFLEELVNILLAYITKSQKRSSKVLDFHYPHQLKEGLEGFSLELPDQPDNLEQILVDCRDTLKYGVKTGHPRFFNQLSTGLDIIGLAGEWLTSTANTNMFTYEISPAFILMEEVILRKMHTIIGWPEEDGDGIFCPGGTMSNLYSVLLARFHFFPAVKTHGMCAIPRLALFTSAHSHYSIKKSATVLGIGSENVIVIKCDERGKMISSELNFSIDAAKAKGLVPFYVNATAGTTVYGAFDPLNEIADICEHHGLWMHVDAAWGGGLLMSNKHRVKLQGIERADSVTWNPHKMMGVPLQCSAILVKRKGLLLECNQLCAEYLFQPDKQYDVSYDTGDKSIQCGRHVDVFKLWLMWKAKGSEGFEAQVNHCLENAEYLYNKLKRRTDFKLVFKAKPEHSNVCFWYLPKRMQNFPPGPERDKELNMVAPKIKAKMMEEGFAMIGYQPLEDKVNFFRCVFSNAATQREDVDFLLDEIARLGCTL from the exons ATGGAGCTCAAACAAGCTGATGAGCAGCATTTAGGCAAGAGCAAACAGGACAGAAGTTCTATAGGAAACACCGATGACGGCCTGAAATATAATAGTGGGCGCGTAGCCTATGACTTCAGCTGCATCCATAGCAAAG ATCTGCTCCCAGCTGAGGATGGAGAGGAGGCAACTAAGCATTTCCTGGAGGAGCTGGTAAACATTTTGCTGGCCTACATCACTAAATCCCAGAAACGCAGCTCCAAAGTTCTGGACTTCCATTATCCTCACCAGCTTAAAGaaggtctggagggattcagcctggAGCTCCCTGACCAGCCAGATAATCTTGAGCAAATACTGGTGGATTGCAGAGACACACTGAAATATGGAGTTAAAACAG GTCATCCTAGGTTTTTCAACCAGCTGTCAACTGGACTTGACATCATTGGTCTGGCCGGAGAATGGTTGACGTCCACAGCAAACACAAACAT GTTTACTTATGAAATATCCCCAGCCTTTATACTAATGGAGGAGGTAATTCTGAGAAAAATGCATACAATTATTGGATGGCCTGAGGAGGACGGAGATGGCATCTTTTGTCCAG GAGGTACCATGTCCAATCTGTACAGTGTGTTGTTGGCTCGGTTCCATTTCTTCCCGGCGGTGAAGACCCATGGGATGTGCGCCATTCCTCGCCTGGCACTGTTCACCTCTGCGCAT AGTCATTATTCAATCAAGAAGTCTGCAACGGTCCTCGGAATTGGCTCTGAAAACGTTATTGTCATCAAATGTGATGAAAg GGGGAAAATGATCTCATCAGAACTGAACTTCAGCATTGATGCAGCAAAGGCGAAG GGTCTGGTCCCATTCTATGTCAATGCAACTGCAGGAACCACAGTCTATGGAGCTTTTGATCCTCTAAATGAAATTGCAGACATATGTGAACACCATGGCCTATGGATGCATGTGGAT GCTGCCTGGGGTGGTGGTTTGCTCATGTCCAACAAGCACCGTGTAAAACTGCAAGGAATTGAAAG GGCTGATTCTGTTACCTGGAACCCCCACAAAATGATGGGTGTCCCATTGCAGTGTTCAGCCATTCTGGTAAAGAGGAAG GGCCTCCTGCTGGAGTGCAATCAATTGTGTGCCGAGTATCTCTTCCAACCTGACAAGCAGTATGATGTGTCCTATGACACCGGAGACAAAAGCATTCAGTGTGGAAGGCATGTGGATGTCTTCAAACTGTGGCTCATGTGGAAGGCGAAG GGCTCGGAGGGTTTTGAAGCACAGGTCAACCACTGCCTTGAAAATGCAGAGTATCTTTACAACAAGCTGAAGAGGAGAACAGATTTTAAACTTGTCTTCAAAGCAAAA CCCGAACACAGCAATGTCTGCTTTTGGTATCTCCCAAAACGAATGCAAAACTTTCCTCCTGGCCCAGAGCGAGACAAAGAACTTAATATG GTGGCTCCAAAAATCAAGGCAAAGATGATGGAGGAAGGATTTGCAATGATTGGCTATCAACCTCTCGAAGATAAAGTGAATTTCTTCCGTTGCGTTTTCTCCAACGCAGCTACCCAGAGGGAGGACGTAGACTTCCTATTAGATGAAATTGCTCGTCTGGGCTGTACACTCTAA
- the LOC127442365 gene encoding glutamate decarboxylase 1-like isoform X3 has protein sequence MSHPRHRNIEANREAGSMKSGHPRFFNQLSTGLDIIGLAGEWLTSTANTNMFTYEISPAFILMEEVILRKMHTIIGWPEEDGDGIFCPGGTMSNLYSVLLARFHFFPAVKTHGMCAIPRLALFTSAHSHYSIKKSATVLGIGSENVIVIKCDERGKMISSELNFSIDAAKAKGLVPFYVNATAGTTVYGAFDPLNEIADICEHHGLWMHVDAAWGGGLLMSNKHRVKLQGIERADSVTWNPHKMMGVPLQCSAILVKRKGLLLECNQLCAEYLFQPDKQYDVSYDTGDKSIQCGRHVDVFKLWLMWKAKGSEGFEAQVNHCLENAEYLYNKLKRRTDFKLVFKAKPEHSNVCFWYLPKRMQNFPPGPERDKELNMVAPKIKAKMMEEGFAMIGYQPLEDKVNFFRCVFSNAATQREDVDFLLDEIARLGCTL, from the exons ATGTCACATCCGCGACACCGGAACATTGAAGCCAACCGTGAAGCGGGCTCGATGAAATCAG GTCATCCTAGGTTTTTCAACCAGCTGTCAACTGGACTTGACATCATTGGTCTGGCCGGAGAATGGTTGACGTCCACAGCAAACACAAACAT GTTTACTTATGAAATATCCCCAGCCTTTATACTAATGGAGGAGGTAATTCTGAGAAAAATGCATACAATTATTGGATGGCCTGAGGAGGACGGAGATGGCATCTTTTGTCCAG GAGGTACCATGTCCAATCTGTACAGTGTGTTGTTGGCTCGGTTCCATTTCTTCCCGGCGGTGAAGACCCATGGGATGTGCGCCATTCCTCGCCTGGCACTGTTCACCTCTGCGCAT AGTCATTATTCAATCAAGAAGTCTGCAACGGTCCTCGGAATTGGCTCTGAAAACGTTATTGTCATCAAATGTGATGAAAg GGGGAAAATGATCTCATCAGAACTGAACTTCAGCATTGATGCAGCAAAGGCGAAG GGTCTGGTCCCATTCTATGTCAATGCAACTGCAGGAACCACAGTCTATGGAGCTTTTGATCCTCTAAATGAAATTGCAGACATATGTGAACACCATGGCCTATGGATGCATGTGGAT GCTGCCTGGGGTGGTGGTTTGCTCATGTCCAACAAGCACCGTGTAAAACTGCAAGGAATTGAAAG GGCTGATTCTGTTACCTGGAACCCCCACAAAATGATGGGTGTCCCATTGCAGTGTTCAGCCATTCTGGTAAAGAGGAAG GGCCTCCTGCTGGAGTGCAATCAATTGTGTGCCGAGTATCTCTTCCAACCTGACAAGCAGTATGATGTGTCCTATGACACCGGAGACAAAAGCATTCAGTGTGGAAGGCATGTGGATGTCTTCAAACTGTGGCTCATGTGGAAGGCGAAG GGCTCGGAGGGTTTTGAAGCACAGGTCAACCACTGCCTTGAAAATGCAGAGTATCTTTACAACAAGCTGAAGAGGAGAACAGATTTTAAACTTGTCTTCAAAGCAAAA CCCGAACACAGCAATGTCTGCTTTTGGTATCTCCCAAAACGAATGCAAAACTTTCCTCCTGGCCCAGAGCGAGACAAAGAACTTAATATG GTGGCTCCAAAAATCAAGGCAAAGATGATGGAGGAAGGATTTGCAATGATTGGCTATCAACCTCTCGAAGATAAAGTGAATTTCTTCCGTTGCGTTTTCTCCAACGCAGCTACCCAGAGGGAGGACGTAGACTTCCTATTAGATGAAATTGCTCGTCTGGGCTGTACACTCTAA